In Mycolicibacterium nivoides, the DNA window GGCCAGAACACTGACCGCTGAGAATGCCAGGATCGCGCTCAGGTAGCCCGTCCAACGTTGCTGGCTATCCGACTGCACCCCGACCAGACGGTAGATCACCCGCTCCACCCGCCAATCGGTGCGTGCGGTGTAGACGGCCGCCAGGTAGTTACCCAGCGGGACATGCAGAAATAGAACGAGGACAGCGATCGCGACCAGCTGGCCCAAGGCCGCCGTTCCCCACAGCGATGGATTGTCGATGGCTCCAGCTCCTTCACGCGCCGACACTCTCGGCACACGGTAGGAATCAGCGCGGCGAGAATTCGACGGCGATTACGCATTTCCTACGCCACAACCAGGCGCTGTTGACACCATCTTTACGCCGCTGACGAGGGCCTCCAGGGGCCCCGGGAAAGAACCCGTAAAGGTCCGGCAGCCGAGCGTAAAGAAGACATAAAGATCGTCGCCGGCCACCCGCAGCAGACGGACGCTTGATCAGTCGCCGAGATCCGGCGGCCCGAAAAGGTGTTGGAGAACCCATGTCCGTAGTGGTGTTCATCGTGCTGACAGTGGCGATCTTTGCGCTGCTGGGCCTGGTGCAGAAGTTGGTCGAGGGACTGTGAGCTACGAAAACGTCGTCGGCCTGGGCCTGGCGATCCTCATCGCGCTGTTTCTCTTCGCGGCGCTGCTGTTTCCGGAGAGGTTCTAGTGACTACTACAACCGCGGGGATCGTTTTCCTCGTCGTCCTCATCGTCGCGGTGGCGGCTGTGCACGTGCCGCTCGGCGACTACATGTACCGCGTCTACACGACCGAGAAGCACTCACGTGTCGAACGGCTCATCTACCGGCTGATCGGCGCCGATCCGAAGGCCGAGCAGACCTGGGGTGCCTATGCCCGCAGCGTGCTGGCCTTCTCCGCGATCAGCGTCCTGTTCCTGTTCGTCTTGCAGCTGGTGCAGGGCAAATTGCCGCTGCACCTGAACGATCCGGGAACCCCGATGACACCGGCGCTGGCCTGGAACACCGCCATCAGCTTCGTGACCAACACGAACTGGCAGGCCTATTCGGGTGAGAGCACCCAGGGCCACCTGGTCCAGATGGCCGGCCTGGCGGTGCAGAACTTCGTCTCGGCCGCGGTCGGCATGGCCGTGGCGATGGCCTTCGTACGTGGCCTGGTCCGGCGCAACACCGGCGATCTCGGCAACTTCTGGGTCGACCTGGTGCGCGGCAATCTCCGTATCCTGCTGCCCATTTCGATCGTCGGCGCGCTGATCCTGCTCGGCGGCGGCGCGATCCAGAACTTCGCGCTGCACAGCGAGGTCGTCAACACGCTCGTCGGCGGGACACAGACCATCCCGGGCGGTCCGGTCGCCAGCCAGGAGGTCATCAAGCTGCTCGGCACCAACGGCGGTGGCTTCTACAACGCCAACTCCGCGCACCCGTTCGAGAACCCCACCACCTGGACCAACTGGGTGGAGATCTTCCTGATCCTGATGATCCCGTTCTCGCTGCCACGGACATTCGGCCGCATGGTCGGCAGCGTGAAGCAGGGCTACGCGATCGCCGCGGCGATGGCCGTGATCGCCACCGTCAGCGTCAGCCTGATGATGCTGTTCCAGCTGCAAGCCCATGGCACCGTCCCCACCGCCGCCGGCGCCGCGATGGAAGGCGTCGAACAGCGGTTCGGTATCGCCAACTCGGCGGTGTTCGCGGATGCGACGACGCTGACATCGACCGGCGCGGTGGACTCGTTCCACGATTCGTACACCAGCCTCGGCGGCATGATCACGATGTTCAACATGCAGCTCGGTGAGGTGGCTCCCGGCGGCGTCGGCTCCGGCCTGTACGGCATGCTGGTGCTGGCGATCATCACGGTGTTCGTCGCGGGCCTGATGGTCGGCCGCACGCCGGAATACCTCGGCAAGAAGATCACCCCCCGTGAGATCAAGCTCGCCGCAACG includes these proteins:
- a CDS encoding potassium-transporting ATPase subunit F, with the translated sequence MSYENVVGLGLAILIALFLFAALLFPERF
- the kdpA gene encoding potassium-transporting ATPase subunit KdpA, translated to MTTTTAGIVFLVVLIVAVAAVHVPLGDYMYRVYTTEKHSRVERLIYRLIGADPKAEQTWGAYARSVLAFSAISVLFLFVLQLVQGKLPLHLNDPGTPMTPALAWNTAISFVTNTNWQAYSGESTQGHLVQMAGLAVQNFVSAAVGMAVAMAFVRGLVRRNTGDLGNFWVDLVRGNLRILLPISIVGALILLGGGAIQNFALHSEVVNTLVGGTQTIPGGPVASQEVIKLLGTNGGGFYNANSAHPFENPTTWTNWVEIFLILMIPFSLPRTFGRMVGSVKQGYAIAAAMAVIATVSVSLMMLFQLQAHGTVPTAAGAAMEGVEQRFGIANSAVFADATTLTSTGAVDSFHDSYTSLGGMITMFNMQLGEVAPGGVGSGLYGMLVLAIITVFVAGLMVGRTPEYLGKKITPREIKLAATYFLITPLLVLTGTAVAMAMPGQRAGMLNTGPHGLSEVLYAFTSAANNNGSAFAGISVNTEWYNTALGLAMVFGRFLPIIFVLALAGSLAKQGKTPESIGTLPTHRPQFVGMVAGVTLILVALTFLPMLALGPLAEGIH